A window of Apium graveolens cultivar Ventura chromosome 8, ASM990537v1, whole genome shotgun sequence contains these coding sequences:
- the LOC141678651 gene encoding protein CHLOROPLAST IMPORT APPARATUS 2-like, with translation MSSCLSGGGRTYGFDLDIVKSTSTSSRTSHSSSPSSTLSESSNSPVSILHRKPRTSRKRPSQTYNEAALLLSTAYPKIFPTKHLTKLCKSSKLYNSFLDEPQELLLPFRTIDNSGFLLHQPILGKPILGVVPKVVNSCERACQSSLESDLYGNSLETCDGHQDDFDAESILDEDIEEGIDSIMGNLSVNNDGVIDESTSTTCIGYPLGLGFNRNLDCDFGMKRGGVRALRNIDESNWWSFPTVNVADITPKSMKTQSAAAQKKKKKVEKIVELKSLYSPKYNSVAAEEELPELSGGPRLKLNYDKVTEAWSDRGLTSDIYVGVSTSTSARKSRSKKVLTTST, from the coding sequence ATGTCTTCTTGTTTAAGCGGAGGAGGCCGGACTTATGGGTTCGATCTTGACATAGTTAAATCAACTTCTACTTCTAGTAGAACTTCACATTCGTCGTCCCCGTCTTCTACACTCTCTGAATCAAGTAATTCCCCAGTTTCAATTTTGCATCGAAAGCCTCGAACCTCTCGAAAGAGACCTAGTCAGACCTACAATGAAGCAGCTTTGCTTCTATCGACAGCATACCCTAAGATATTCCCCACCAAACACCTTACAAAGCTTTGCAAATCTAGCAAATTATACAACAGTTTTCTAGACGAGCCTCAAGAATTACTCCTTCCATTTCGAACTATAGACAATTCAGGTTTTTTGCTTCATCAGCCGATCCTAGGAAAGCCCATTCTTGGCGTTGTGCCCAAAGTTGTGAATTCTTGCGAAAGGGCTTGCCAGAGCTCCCTAGAAAGTGATTTGTATGGGAATTCTTTGGAAACTTGTGATGGGCATCAAGATGATTTTGATGCGGAGTCGATATTGGATGAAGACATCGAAGAAGGCATTGATAGCATCATGGGGAATCTAAGTGTGAACAACGATGGTGTAATTGATGAGTCCACAAGTACTACTTGCATTGGTTATCCTTTGGGACTGGGATTTAATAGAAATTTGGATTGCGACTTCGGAATGAAAAGGGGAGGAGTAAGGGCATTGAGAAATATTGATGAATCAAACTGGTGGAGCTTTCCAACAGTAAATGTGGCTGACATCACACCCAAATCCATGAAAACCCAATCAGCAGCAGCacaaaagaagaaaaagaaggtTGAGAAAATTGTGGAATTGAAGTCTTTATATTCTCCAAAATATAATTCTGTTGCTGCTGAAGAAGAGCTACCAGAATTGAGCGGAGGGCCGCGCCTGAAATTAAATTATGACAAAGTAACGGAAGCTTGGTCGGACCGGGGGTTGACAAGTGACATATATGTCGGTGTATCCACCAGTACTTCTGCCAGGAAATCTAGGTCCAAGAAAGTTCTAACTACTAGCACATAA